The Deinococcus humi genome has a segment encoding these proteins:
- a CDS encoding NAD(P)/FAD-dependent oxidoreductase, whose amino-acid sequence MSALHAIVIGGGMVGAACADTLARGGARVTVLEPGPVGGGATAASMGHLVVMDDSPAQLALTARSLELWEALAPALPPQADYHTCGTLWVASDDEELAAVEPKRQAYLAAGRRATLLTAAELSRTEPQLRPGLAGALRVPGDSVVYAPVVARFLLERAGATLRREAAMALTDGGVRLAGGVVLRADVVVVANGIGAAELLPELPLRQRKGHLLITERGAPAVNHQLVELGYLKSAHGGDGDSVAFNVQPRPTGQLLIGSSRQFERPDRDIDWPLLRRMLRRAADFLPALARTSALRVWTGQRCATPDHLPLIGPHPHLDGVFLATGHEGLGITTALGTAEALGAQLFGEPSALLAHDFTPARFGRVPEAIHA is encoded by the coding sequence GTGAGCGCCTTGCACGCCATCGTGATTGGCGGCGGCATGGTAGGCGCGGCCTGCGCGGACACCCTGGCGCGCGGCGGCGCACGGGTGACGGTGCTGGAGCCGGGGCCGGTCGGCGGCGGCGCGACGGCGGCGAGCATGGGTCATCTGGTGGTCATGGACGACAGCCCCGCGCAACTGGCCCTGACGGCCCGCAGCCTGGAACTGTGGGAGGCGCTGGCTCCGGCCCTGCCCCCGCAGGCCGACTACCACACCTGCGGCACGCTGTGGGTGGCCAGCGACGACGAGGAACTGGCGGCGGTGGAGCCCAAACGTCAGGCGTATCTGGCGGCGGGCCGCAGGGCGACCCTGCTGACCGCCGCCGAACTGTCCCGCACCGAACCACAGCTGCGTCCCGGACTGGCCGGGGCCCTGCGCGTCCCCGGCGACAGTGTGGTCTACGCTCCGGTGGTGGCCCGGTTTCTGCTGGAGCGGGCGGGCGCAACCTTGCGGCGCGAGGCGGCGATGGCCCTGACCGACGGTGGCGTGCGGCTGGCGGGCGGCGTGGTTCTGCGCGCCGATGTGGTGGTGGTGGCAAACGGCATCGGGGCCGCGGAACTGCTGCCCGAGCTACCGTTGCGGCAGCGCAAGGGCCACCTGCTCATCACCGAACGCGGTGCCCCAGCGGTCAACCATCAGCTTGTCGAACTCGGCTATCTGAAAAGCGCCCATGGAGGAGACGGGGACAGCGTGGCCTTCAACGTGCAGCCACGCCCCACCGGGCAACTGCTGATCGGGTCCAGCCGTCAGTTCGAGCGGCCAGACCGCGACATCGACTGGCCGCTGCTGCGCCGGATGCTGCGCCGCGCCGCCGACTTTCTGCCCGCGCTGGCCCGGACCTCCGCGCTGCGCGTCTGGACCGGACAACGCTGCGCCACGCCCGACCACCTGCCGCTGATCGGGCCGCATCCCCACCTGGACGGCGTGTTCCTGGCAACGGGCCACGAGGGACTCGGCATCACCACGGCGCTGGGAACGGCGGAAGCGCTGGGCGCCCAGCTGTTTGGGGAGCCCTCCGCGTTGCTGGCCC
- a CDS encoding proline racemase family protein: MSLAPTSVSTVRHRISFVDSHSAGEPTRVVLGGFPELPGETLAQQREALGRDFDRWRTLVNLEPRGNDVLVSALLLPPRSPDCVAGVIYFNNAGPLGMCGHGTMGVVTTLAYLGRIGPGAHRIETPVGVVTATLHDDGRVSVANVPAFRHLQDVAVSVEGLGEVRGDVAWGGNWFFLVDVGERVLSLDTLPALTDETLRIRQALEEAGITGEGGAEIDHIELFSHAGGVNRNFVMCPGGAYDRSPCGTGTSAKLACLAADGRLAPGQVWRQESVIGSVFEGQYSLHSGQVHPVITGRAFVTMQGDLIVQPEDPFAWGIRPGEG, translated from the coding sequence ATGTCGCTCGCCCCCACTTCCGTCTCCACGGTCAGGCACCGGATCAGCTTTGTGGATTCCCATTCGGCGGGCGAGCCGACCCGCGTGGTGCTGGGCGGCTTTCCGGAACTGCCGGGCGAGACCCTGGCGCAGCAGCGCGAGGCCCTGGGGCGCGACTTTGATCGCTGGCGCACCCTGGTCAACCTGGAGCCTCGCGGCAACGATGTCCTGGTCAGTGCGCTGCTGCTGCCGCCCAGGTCGCCGGACTGCGTGGCTGGAGTGATCTATTTCAACAACGCCGGGCCGCTGGGCATGTGCGGCCACGGCACGATGGGCGTGGTGACGACGCTGGCGTACCTGGGGCGCATCGGTCCCGGCGCCCACCGCATCGAGACCCCGGTGGGTGTGGTGACCGCCACCCTGCATGACGATGGCCGCGTCAGCGTGGCGAACGTGCCCGCCTTCCGGCATTTGCAGGACGTGGCGGTCAGCGTGGAAGGGCTGGGCGAGGTGCGCGGCGACGTGGCCTGGGGCGGCAACTGGTTCTTTCTGGTGGACGTGGGAGAGCGGGTTCTGAGCCTGGACACTCTCCCGGCCCTGACCGACGAGACGCTGCGGATTCGTCAGGCCCTGGAGGAGGCGGGGATCACCGGGGAAGGTGGGGCGGAGATCGACCACATCGAGCTGTTCAGCCATGCAGGCGGCGTCAACCGCAACTTCGTGATGTGCCCTGGCGGCGCGTACGACCGCAGCCCCTGCGGCACGGGCACCAGCGCCAAGCTGGCGTGCCTGGCCGCGGACGGCAGACTGGCACCCGGCCAGGTCTGGCGGCAGGAGAGCGTGATCGGCAGCGTGTTCGAGGGGCAGTATTCGTTGCACAGCGGGCAGGTGCATCCCGTCATCACTGGGCGGGCCTTTGTGACCATGCAGGGCGATCTGATCGTGCAGCCCGAAGATCCCTTCGCCTGGGGCATCCGGCCAGGAGAGGGGTGA